A window from Pontibacillus yanchengensis encodes these proteins:
- a CDS encoding TIGR01457 family HAD-type hydrolase: MQSYKGYLIDLDGTMYRGSERIEAASDFVKALQEEGIPHLFVTNNSSRKPEQVAEKLNKFDIPARAEQIFTSSTATGSYIKDRKEHARVFAIGEEGLFHTLAESGHSIVEDDCDFVVMGIDRDITYEKLAIACLQVRNGATFLSTNGDIAIPTERGMLPGNGSLTSVVSVSTGVEPTFIGKPESIIMDQAIEALGLSKEEVIMVGDNYHTDILAGMNAGLDTLHVQTGVTTKELLSQYERQPKYSIASLSEWIPMLR, encoded by the coding sequence ATGCAATCATATAAAGGATACTTAATCGATCTAGATGGAACGATGTATAGAGGGTCAGAACGAATAGAAGCTGCTTCTGATTTTGTGAAAGCTCTACAGGAGGAGGGGATTCCTCATCTGTTTGTAACCAACAATTCTTCGAGAAAACCAGAGCAAGTGGCGGAGAAGTTAAACAAATTTGATATTCCAGCACGAGCTGAACAAATTTTCACATCAAGTACTGCTACAGGAAGTTATATCAAGGATCGAAAAGAACATGCAAGAGTGTTTGCCATTGGGGAAGAAGGATTATTTCACACATTAGCGGAATCTGGACATAGCATTGTGGAGGATGATTGTGATTTTGTAGTGATGGGGATTGACCGTGACATAACGTATGAGAAATTGGCTATTGCTTGTTTACAAGTTCGAAATGGTGCAACCTTTTTATCAACAAATGGTGATATCGCCATTCCTACCGAAAGAGGGATGCTTCCTGGCAATGGTTCTCTCACGTCAGTTGTTAGCGTGTCGACAGGTGTGGAGCCAACGTTTATTGGGAAACCAGAGTCGATCATTATGGATCAAGCTATTGAAGCTCTTGGTTTGTCCAAGGAAGAGGTAATCATGGTTGGAGATAATTATCATACAGATATTTTGGCAGGGATGAATGCTGGTCTTGATACGTTGCATGTACAAACAGGTGTCACAACAAAAGAGTTATTATCCCAATATGAACGTCAACCTAAGTATTCTATAGCCTCTTTATCGGAATGGATACCTATGCTTAGGTAA
- a CDS encoding DUF86 domain-containing protein, protein MYFVDRSKIESTLQYLEQLLVDYKNEAVDTPLKRLGLERCVQMTIESIVDVGNMMIDGFIMRDPGSYEDIIDILIDETVLPESEEEAYKAVIAIRKQLVREYTDMNHDELQQMMNEHVTILEDFSHYIRRYLNEELGPISAFSNEDQ, encoded by the coding sequence ATGTATTTTGTAGATCGTTCTAAAATTGAATCAACTTTGCAATACCTAGAGCAATTGCTCGTGGATTATAAGAATGAAGCAGTAGATACCCCATTAAAACGGTTAGGGTTAGAAAGATGTGTTCAGATGACAATCGAATCCATTGTCGATGTAGGAAATATGATGATTGATGGGTTTATCATGCGTGATCCTGGAAGCTATGAGGATATCATTGATATTTTGATTGATGAAACGGTATTACCTGAAAGCGAAGAGGAAGCATATAAAGCAGTTATTGCTATAAGAAAACAATTAGTTAGAGAATATACGGATATGAATCATGATGAATTACAACAGATGATGAATGAACACGTTACCATTCTCGAAGACTTTAGCCATTATATTCGTCGGTATTTAAATGAAGAATTAGGACCTATCTCAGCTTTTTCAAATGAAGACCAATAA
- the glpX gene encoding class II fructose-bisphosphatase — MDRELALELVRVTEAAAVSSAQWMGRGQKDEADDAATTAMRTMFDSIAMEGTVVIGEGELDEAPMLYIGEKLGNGNGPEVDIAVDPLEGTNIVAKGHNNAMSVIAAADRGALLHAPDMYMQKVAVGKQARGQIRLDDPIEKTIETVAKANNKRINDLTVIVQERPRHNELVERIRAKGARVKLFGDGDVEASIATCLPHTGIDLFVGTGGAPEGVISAAAVKCLGGDMQARLVPQNEEEAQRCSDMGLNDPRQLLTHHDLVSSDDALFAATGVTEGELLHGVKFLGGDLAETDSIVMRAKTGTIRFIKANHHLDNKPHLLKND, encoded by the coding sequence ATGGATCGTGAATTAGCTCTAGAACTTGTACGTGTAACAGAAGCAGCAGCAGTAAGCTCAGCCCAATGGATGGGAAGAGGTCAAAAAGATGAAGCGGATGATGCTGCAACCACAGCAATGAGGACTATGTTTGATTCTATTGCTATGGAAGGTACAGTTGTTATCGGTGAAGGTGAACTAGATGAAGCACCAATGTTATATATTGGTGAAAAGCTTGGAAATGGGAACGGACCTGAGGTAGATATTGCCGTTGACCCGTTAGAAGGAACAAATATTGTCGCAAAAGGGCACAATAATGCCATGAGTGTTATTGCTGCAGCTGATCGTGGTGCACTATTGCATGCACCAGATATGTACATGCAGAAAGTAGCAGTAGGAAAACAAGCACGTGGTCAAATCAGGTTGGATGATCCAATTGAAAAGACGATTGAAACCGTTGCAAAAGCTAACAATAAACGTATTAATGACTTAACCGTAATTGTTCAAGAACGTCCTCGTCACAACGAACTTGTCGAGCGAATCAGAGCAAAAGGAGCTCGTGTGAAACTGTTTGGAGATGGAGATGTGGAAGCGTCTATTGCTACATGCCTCCCTCATACTGGTATTGATCTATTCGTAGGAACTGGAGGAGCTCCTGAAGGTGTGATTTCAGCTGCAGCCGTCAAATGTTTAGGCGGTGACATGCAAGCTCGTCTCGTCCCACAAAATGAGGAAGAAGCTCAGCGTTGTAGTGATATGGGATTAAACGATCCTAGACAATTATTAACGCATCATGATTTAGTGAGTAGTGATGATGCACTCTTCGCAGCTACTGGCGTAACAGAAGGTGAACTGCTACATGGGGTTAAATTCCTTGGTGGGGACTTAGCCGAAACGGACTCAATTGTAATGAGAGCAAAAACAGGTACAATTCGATTTATTAAAGCAAACCACCATCTGGACAATAAACCTCATTTACTAAAAAATGACTAA
- a CDS encoding DUF3055 domain-containing protein, which produces MEENRFFLYDEKENTHTRFVSFMGDAHRYDLAIITSSRYYGKKIVVDLQGSHYAILGQDDVEEEGYLEHAYNLTEVEAEELREFLREIV; this is translated from the coding sequence TTGGAAGAGAATCGATTTTTCCTTTATGATGAAAAAGAAAATACGCACACAAGATTTGTAAGTTTCATGGGAGATGCCCATCGGTATGACTTAGCGATTATTACTTCAAGTCGTTATTACGGCAAGAAAATAGTTGTTGACCTGCAAGGTAGTCATTATGCCATTCTTGGACAAGATGATGTGGAAGAAGAAGGTTATCTTGAACATGCGTACAATTTAACGGAAGTCGAAGCCGAAGAATTGAGAGAATTTCTCCGGGAAATTGTATAA
- a CDS encoding cytosolic protein codes for MAQNDKNINKNPDSDGYSDFANVEAMRNYLTPEQLPEGPYGAPRNKYKPVENKSTPWKEGQRYYSAFNYEFKSLHEDMPRHDTPAHPTHDHPDMEKKPSQEQQNQK; via the coding sequence ATGGCACAAAATGACAAAAATATAAATAAAAATCCGGACTCAGATGGATATTCTGACTTCGCTAACGTAGAAGCAATGAGGAACTATCTAACTCCAGAGCAATTACCAGAGGGACCATATGGTGCTCCTCGTAATAAATACAAACCTGTGGAAAACAAAAGCACACCATGGAAAGAAGGACAGCGTTACTATAGCGCATTTAACTATGAATTCAAATCGCTACACGAAGACATGCCTAGACACGACACTCCAGCCCATCCAACCCACGACCATCCAGACATGGAGAAAAAGCCGTCTCAAGAACAGCAAAATCAAAAATAA
- a CDS encoding YutD-like domain-containing protein — protein MFVIQGKNYEVIHDEKQGFQEEAIEQRFSDILSKYDFIVGDWGYGQLRLRGFFDDQNPKATFDTKISTLDDYLYEYCNFGCAYFVMKKVDK, from the coding sequence GTGTTTGTCATACAAGGAAAAAATTATGAAGTTATACATGATGAAAAACAAGGGTTTCAAGAAGAAGCTATTGAGCAACGTTTCAGCGATATTTTAAGTAAATATGATTTTATTGTAGGCGATTGGGGCTATGGTCAATTAAGACTACGTGGTTTTTTTGATGATCAAAATCCTAAAGCTACCTTTGATACGAAGATTAGTACGTTAGACGACTATCTGTATGAGTATTGTAATTTCGGCTGTGCCTATTTTGTTATGAAAAAAGTGGATAAGTAG